The Sebastes fasciatus isolate fSebFas1 chromosome 4, fSebFas1.pri, whole genome shotgun sequence genome window below encodes:
- the tmem258 gene encoding dolichyl-diphosphooligosaccharide--protein glycosyltransferase subunit TMEM258 — protein sequence MELEAMTRYTSPVNPAVFPHLTVVLLAIGMFFTAWFFVYEVTSTKYTRDVYKELLISLVASLFMGFGVLFLLLWVGIYV from the exons ATG GAACTCGAGGCGATGACCAGATACACCAGCCCGGTGAACCCGGCTGTGTTCCCCCACCTCACTGTCGTCCTGCTGGCCATCGGCATGTTCTTCACCGCCTGGTTCTTCGT CTACGAGGTGACATCAACAAAATACACCAGAGACGTCTACAAAGAGCTGCTGATCTCCCTCGTGGCTTCACTGTTCATGGGCTTCGGTGTGCTGTTCTTACTACTCTGGGTTGGCATCTATGTATGA